In the genome of Ignavibacteriales bacterium, one region contains:
- a CDS encoding T9SS type A sorting domain-containing protein: MGTALTPATPPYFLQANASDSIPKVIVSWEPGGAPSGLYGYELQRKIGLPSSNNPFITVATTDLGPRIFEDYNVVQNQTYTYRVKSLIIGADSHYGNEATAYVPAIVPVELVSFNANIIEAGVNLNWTTATETNNRGFDVERKRVVSLQSSVSNTEWERIGFVEGRGTSTEAQTYSFVDEEVSSGKYQFRLKQIDFDGSYEYSNVVEVDVNLITEFLLEQNYPNPFNPTTKISWQLPVGSYQTIKVYDVLGNEVATVADEYREAGKYEIEFEAGNLSSGVYYYQLLSGDLLLTKKMLLLK, from the coding sequence ATGGGAACGGCACTCACTCCGGCAACACCCCCCTATTTCTTACAGGCAAATGCAAGTGATTCAATACCGAAAGTAATTGTTAGTTGGGAACCCGGAGGCGCTCCCTCGGGGCTATATGGTTATGAACTTCAAAGAAAAATTGGATTACCTTCAAGCAACAATCCGTTTATAACTGTTGCCACAACTGATTTAGGTCCTCGCATATTTGAAGATTACAATGTAGTGCAAAATCAAACATATACTTATCGGGTAAAATCATTGATTATTGGTGCTGACAGTCATTATGGTAATGAGGCCACTGCCTACGTTCCGGCAATTGTTCCGGTAGAGTTAGTCAGTTTCAATGCAAACATTATTGAAGCCGGTGTGAATTTGAATTGGACTACAGCAACAGAAACAAACAACAGAGGATTTGATGTAGAGAGGAAGCGAGTCGTCAGTCTGCAGTCTTCAGTCAGCAATACTGAATGGGAAAGAATTGGTTTTGTTGAAGGAAGAGGAACAAGCACAGAAGCACAAACCTATTCGTTTGTTGATGAAGAGGTGTCATCGGGAAAGTATCAGTTCAGATTAAAACAGATAGACTTTGATGGAAGTTATGAGTATTCAAATGTAGTTGAAGTTGATGTAAATCTTATAACGGAATTCTTACTTGAGCAGAATTATCCAAATCCATTTAACCCGACAACAAAGATAAGCTGGCAATTGCCAGTCGGTAGCTATCAAACAATAAAGGTGTATGATGTATTGGGAAATGAAGTTGCCACAGTTGCTGATGAATACAGAGAAGCGGGAAAATATGAGATAGAGTTTGAAGCAGGTAACTTATCAAGCGGAGTTTATTACTATCAACTTTTATCAGGTGATTTGTTACTAACAAAAAAAATGCTTTTACTTAAATAA